In Haliscomenobacter hydrossis DSM 1100, the DNA window GGATTCACACGGATTTATTTGTTGGTAAATTGAGATCTGCGTCAATCCGCCAAATCCGTGTCATCTGTGCTCCCATTGAGACTTCTGCGGCAGAGCCGAAGGCTCCAAGCAGGAGTGGGACAAATTAGACTCAGCGGTAGAGGTGGACTTTGAACTTTCACCCTGCATTTATGGACGTAACCAGATTTGATAACGAGATTTCTCTGGCCGAAGCCGCCAGCGACCATATCCTGCAAGCCATTCAGCAAAAACCAGATCTTTTGCTCTGCGCAGCTACGGGCAATACACCTACCTTGAGTTACCAAAAGCTGGTTGAAAAAGCTTCCGTTTTTCCATTGGATCAATTGCGCCTGTTCAAGCTGGATGAATGGGGCGGCGTGCCGATGGAGCATTCCGGTACCTGTGAAACGTATTTGCAGCAGTATTTGATTTCGCCACTGCGGATCAGTACCGATCGGTATTTTTCCTTCCAAAGCAATCCCGCTGATCCCGAGCAAGAATGTGTAAAGGTGCAAAAAATGCTGGAGCAACAAGGGCCCATCGACCTCTGTATTCTTGGCCTGGGCCTCAATGGGCACCTCGCTTTTAACGAGCCGGGGGAATATTTGCAGCCGCATTGCCATGTAGCGCAACTGACGGAAGCTTCCCTGGGACACAGCATGGCACAGGACATGGAGGGCGTGAAATTGTATGGGCTTACCTTGGGGATGAGTGATATTTTGGCAGCAAAAGAAATTATGCTGCTGATTTCGGGGGCTTCAAAAGTGGAGATTACAAAACGTTTGTTGGAAGGGAAGATTAGTACACAGTTGCCAGCGTCGTTTTTGTGGTTGCATCCGAAGGTGAAGGTGTATGTAGTGACGAATTTTTCGAATGACGAGTGACGAATATCCGGCACTTCGACTTCGCTCAGTGACCGGATATACGTCACTCGTCATTCGAAAAATTCGTCATTCCTTCCCCTACTGCACCAGCACCCGCTTCACCCCTACCCCATCATTTGTAAGCAATTCCAAAACATATATCCCCACTGGAAAATCCTGAGTCGACAGCTCGAATTGGTTGTTCCCCACCGCTGCTTCGATGGTTTTAGCCCACAACAAACGCCCATGAGCATCCCGAAAATTCAGGCGGCACGGGGTTTGTTCATTTGCAGCATACACCAGGGTAAAAGCACCCTGACTAGGCTGCGGCAGCACCTGCATGCGCTCCTCCAAACGCGGCGCATCGTGCAAGCCCGTGGCTGGACTACAAGCAGTACCACCGGCTGCGATGATCCGGCTCAACAGGGCAATGTACGCCGCCTGGTAATAAATGGCGGGTTCACTGATTTCCCAGGAATTTTCGGGCCAGCTGAAGTTCCAGTCTTTGTAACTTTTTTGCGGAGGCTGGGCAGCCGGAGGCGAGATGGTTTTTACCGAAAAATCCTTGTTCGGACCACCCGTTACGTACCCTGGGGGTGGGCCTTTGGGCGAGGTCAGGGCGTTGTCCCAATCCGATTTGTCTTTGAACCAGCCGTGGTAGAGTTCGTTGACACATTTTTCACCCCCGTAATTGTACATGTTGCTCAACATCACCATCGTCAGGGGGTTGACGCCGTGCAGCCAGTGCAGGTACTGTTCGGCCACTTCGTAATAGGTGGCGTGCTGGCTGGTATTGATGCCAAAATGGATGAAATCCAGGTTGAGTAAACCCGAATTGGAGCGAATATTGTTGCTGCCCCAGTGGTGCGCCCAGTCTTCCATAAAGGCGCGGTACAGGTCGGTTTTGTTTTGGTAATTGTTGATGGAAAAGGCGTAGTTCATGTTGGCTTTTTGCCCCTTGATTTTGCTGGCTACCGCTGGCGTAGCGCTGGGCATGCCCGCGTATTTGAGCAAGGCAAAAGAAACGCCCATGTTGTAGGAAACCCAATAGTTCTCTTTTACGGGGCGTATTTTTTCGTAATTGGCGTCGATCGCGGTTTTGTAACTGTTGTTCCCCGTGGCTTCCAACAAATAAATCGCGGCAGCCACGGCATTGCCCAGTTGGCCCTCCACATCGCGATCGGCATCGCCGGAGGTGATGTTTTGGTCGTCGCAGGTGGTTTCAAAAGTACTGAGGTTGTTGGTGGTCACCAGGGCGCGTGCCCAGGCTTTGACCGCCCGATCAATCAGGTCTTGTCCATAAGCTTGCAGAGCTGGGTCGGGCAGCGATTTGTATACCTGTCCCGCACAAGCAAAAATAGCCGCTCCGGTGATGGTTGCCGAAGTACACTCCCCCACCCAATAGCGGGGCCGGGTATCCAAACTGGGCAGCGCGGGTACTTCGTTGAAGTTGTCGACGCCCACTTTGAGCATGAAACCGTTGGTGCCTGTGGCGTCCTGCATTCGTTTGAGCCAGTCGAGTTCCCATTTGATTTCGTCCAACAGGTCGGGGATGTTGTTGCCCGATTCGGGGATGTTGTAGTTGTCTTTGAACACCGTGGGGTTGAGGCGGTAGGCTTCCAGCATGTTCAACAGGGGATCGAAGGTGAAAGTGGTGTACTTGTTGGGGTCACCCGCATCCCACCAGCCTCCGCTCACATCACGGGCAGTGGTGGGGTTGCTTTTATCGTAACGGCTACGGGCGGCTTTGTCCTGATTGGGGCCGCCGTAGCAGGCCGCATCGGCCCATTTGGGTTCAACGTAGGGTGGATTTTTGGCAAAATTGATCCTTTGGTAAAAAAACATACGCACGGCCTGGCGCAGTACCTCGTCGTAGATTTTGTCTCCAATATCGAAGCGAAAAGAGCCGACTTGATTCGCTACATCGTAGACGTAATAGGAACCGGGAGTAGACACCGTGCTGAAATCGAACCACCAGCCGCGGTCACCCGACTGGCTGTGGGTGTTGCCATTGTTCCAGATTTGCAGCGTGCCAGTAAACACCACGTGGTCGTCATCCCAGCGGCGGATTTGGTATTGGTTGTTGCCTACGCCGGGTGCAAAAGTTTGACTAGCATTGAAGCCCACTTGGGGATCGGCAATGACGGCAATTTTTTTGGATTGACAGAAGTAACCGAACTGGTCTACTTTGATGAACTCGGTGGTGGTTTTGGGGCCAGCCAAGACCTGGAAAGTGCAGCTCATCAACAGGAACAGGAAGTAGTTGCGACGATGTACGTTTTTCATCAACATAAAATTTTAGCTAAAGCTTTGAATAAGGCCACCTGCGGTGGCTTTTCTCAATTTTTTTACCGCAAAGACGCAAAGGCACTAAGCACTGAAATGTTACGCTCTTTGTGCCTTTGTGGTGAAAAAAATCCGCCGCAGGCGGGGTACTAAACTTTTATGGAAAATTAAAGCTTTCAGGGAAATGCAGACAGGGGGTTACTGTGCGAAGTTCGGGGGTGCTGGTGCAATAGTCTTTAATTCAAGACTCTTTTTTGACAAATGTACGCGCTTCGACCGTTCTACACCTTACCCTTCACTGAAAAAACGTACCTTTAAGCCCATTATTTTTACAAACCATCGACTCTATGAAGGGTCTAAACGTACACACTTAACCAATGAAAAAAACCATTTTAACCAGCCTATTTAGCGCTTTGCTACTTGGGTTGAGTTTCAGCGCATTTGGCCAAACCAAACTGGTCGAAAAAATAGACCGCAAGGGCAGCGAGCTCGTCATTTCTTATGAAAAATACGTGCTGCCCAATGGCCTCACCGTCATTGTACACGAAGACCACTCCGACCCGGTCGTACACGTTGATGTGACTTACCACGTAGGATCAGGCCGTGAAGAAATTGGTAAATCCGGTTTTGCCCACTTCTTCGAACACATGATGTTCCAGGGTTCCGATAACGTAGCCGACGAAGAACATTTCAAACTGGTCACCGAAGCAGGCGGCACCCTCAATGGCTCCACCAACCGCGACCGCACCAACTACTACGAAACCGTACCCAGCAACCAATTGGAAGTAGCCCTTTGGCTGGAAGCCGACCGCATGGGCTTTTTGCTGGACGCCGTTACGCAGAAAAAATTTGAAATTCAACGCGCCACGGTGAAAAACGAACGTGGCCAGAATTACGACAACCGTCCTTATGGACTGGCAGGCGAGGTCACCAGCAAAAACTTGTATCCTTATGGCCATCCTTATTCCTGGTTGACCATCGGTTATGTAGAAGACCTCAACCGGGTCGACGTGAACGACCTCAAGCGCTTTTTCCTGCGCTGGTATGGCCCAAACAATGCAACCCTGACTGTGGGCGGTGATGTTACTGCGGCTCAAGTGGTGAAACTGGCGGAAAAATACTTCGGCAGCATCCCACGTGGTCCCGAAGTAAGCAACATGCCGAAGATGGTTCCAACGCTGGAAAGCGACCGTTACATCTCTTATGTCGACAACTACATCCGCTTTCCGCGTCTGCAAATGACCCTGCCCAGCGTGCCCAACTATCACCCTGACAAGGCCGCGTTGGATTGTTTGGCTTCGTTGATGGCACAAGGCAAAAACACCGTTTTTTACCAAAATTTCATCAAAGCCCAAAAAGCCCAGCAGGCCAGTGCGTTTAATCAAGGCACTGAATTGAGTGGCGAATTCAGCATTGGCATTCTGCCTACCCCCGGAAATTCCCTGACCGATATCGAAGCGCTGATCCGCAAATCCATCACAGATTTTGAAGCCAAAGGCATCAGCGATGAAGAAGTGGAGCGGTACAAAGTACAATACGAATCAGGCCGGATCAATGCGCTTTCCAGTGTTTCTGGCAAAGTATCACAACTGGCTGCATACCAGACCTTTACTGGCAATCCCAACATGTTTCCAGTAGAACTGGCGGCGGTACGCGCCATCACCAAAGCGGATGTATTGCGGGTTTTTAACCAGTACGTCAAAAACAAACCGGGCGTAATCCTGAGCATCCTGCCCAAATCTGGCGAGGTAAAACCTGCTGCTGCTGACAACTACAAGGTTGACGAATCCAAATACGTCGCGCCAGCGGATCAATACGCGGGTTTGACCTATGTAAAGGCCAAAGATAATTTTGATCGCAGCAAAAAACCGGGTTCCAGTACCAATCCCGTGGTGACTGTGCCAACGCTCTGGCGCTCCAAACTGGCCAATGGCGTCCAGATCATAGGTACCCAGAACTCTGAAATCCCTACAGTTACTTTGTCGATTAGTGTCAAAGGTGGTCAAATGTTGGACCCATTGGACAAAGTTGGCTTGGCCAACCTGTGCAGTCAAATGTTGCGCGAAGGGACTGAAAACTACAGCGCCGAAGCTTTTGAAGACGAGTTGCGCAACCTGGGTGCCAGCATCAATGTTGGTGTCAGCGAAACAGAACTTACTTTTTCGATGAATGCGTTGGTGAAAAATCTGGACAAAAGTATTGCCCTGTTGGAAGAACGGGTGTACCGTTCCAAATTTAAAGAAGAGGATTTTAACCGCATCAAACAAAACACCATTCGGGGCATCATCAACAGTTCGACCCAGGCGGCGGGGGTTGCCAGCGAAGTTTTCCAAGCTTTGTTGTATGGCAAAAAAGACATCCGTGGCTATGCCGTCGAAGGAACCGAAGAAACGGTTGGCCGGATCACCCTGGCGGATGTCGAGCAGTATTACCGCAACAACATCTCGGCACCACTGACCAACGTGGTGGTAGTAGGCGACATCAAACAACAAGAAATGCTGCCCAAGCTGGCTTTTTTGAATAAGATGACGGCTAAACCCGTCACGCTACCTGTGCTTAAGCCCCTGATGCAAAGCAATAAGGCTAAAATCTACATCGTAGATCAGCCCAAAGCGGCCCAATCAGAAATCCGCATTGGTTACGACGCGCTGCCTTTTGATGCTACGGGTGAGTATTTCAAAGCCGGTTTGATGAACTACAACCTGGGAGGCTCTTTCAACAGCCGTATTAACCTCAATTTGCGGGAAGACAAAGGGTATACGTATGGCGCCCGTTCTGGTTTTTCGGGTTACCAAACCTCTGGATATTTCGTGGCCAGCGCTGGGGTAAAAGCTACCGCAACCGACAGCTCGGTAGTAGAATTCATGAAGGAAATCAACAAGTTTCGCACTTCTGGCGTAACGGATGCAGAGCTCACCTTTATGAAAAGCTCCATTGGCCAACGCGATGCGCTGCGTTACGAAACGGGTTTCCAGAAAGCGGGCTTTTTGAACCAGATCATCAAGTACAACCTGCCGGATGGTTTTACCAAAAAACAAAGCGAGATCATCAAAACCATCACCAAAACCGAGCTGAATGCTCTGGCCAAGAAGTTGCTCAAACCTGAGGCAGCCTATATTCTGGTAGTGGGGGACAAAGCTTTGATTAAGCCGGGTTTGGAAAAATTGGGTTACGAGATTGTGGAGTTGGATAAGAAGGGGAATGTGGTAGTGGCCAAGCCATAAAGATTTGCACCACGGATAACAGTAGAGTAGAGAGAAGCGGCGCTGCCGCTTCTCCCCCTCGTCAATCCGTACGTGCGGTTTTCCCGCATACGGCTTTCCTATGAACTTCTTCATGAGCTTTCACAGGCGAACTCCTCCGGAAGTGTATTTCGTCGGGTCGATTAGTCCATACTTTTCGACTAATGCCTCAAAGGCTCTTTGTCCATAAAGCCTACACTTCCGTTGACTCTTGCGGTTATAGTAACGGTTCAGTCGCTCTTGCAGGTAGTGCCGTAACCGTCTTTTGCTCACCGCTGGATAGCTCACCCCTTTGATGTCAAAGTAGTTCAACCATCCCCGTAATAGCTTATTCAGGTCTTCGCTCACTTGTTCTCCCTTGTAGTGACCATGTGCTTCAAGATATGTATCGATCTTGTCTCGGATCTTTTGCTCCGATTTCTGACTTGGAATGATGTTCCAGTAGCGTTTGTTACGATCCCATAAATCCTTGTCGTAGCGGATGGTGAACCCTAAAAAGTTAAAGCTCTCCGCTTTTGCTTCCACCGTTCGGGTTTTCTGCTCATTCAAGCTTAATCCCATTCGACTTAGCAAGCTTTTGAGCTGCTCCTTCACTTGTTCTCCGATCTGTTTGCCCATTAACACAAAATCATCTGCATACCGTACTATCTTCACTCCACCTTGGTAAAACAAACTCTTCGGATTGTTCACGATCCGATCTAATAGGTTCAGGTATATATTGGCCAGTAAGGGCGAGATCACGCCCCCTTGTGGTGTCCCTACTTTGTTCTTCTTGCCCCCTTTAAACTGTCCGTCCTCGTATATCGGCGCTTTCAACCATTGACCGATTAAGTCCAATATCCGTCCGTCACTGATCCGCTCTTTTAGCCCAATCAGCAGTTTATCGTGTGGTATCGTATCAAAGTATTTACTCAAGTCCGCATCCAATACTTCACTCTTCCCTTCCTGTAGATAACCCTTGATCGCTCCTAGTGCATCCCCAGAACTGCGTTCTGGGCGGAACCCATAGGAACTTTCCTCAAAGTCCGCTTCAAAGATCGGTTCTATTAGTAGTTTACATGCTGTCTGTACTATCCGGTCTCTAACCGTCGGTATCCCCAATGGACGTTCTCCTCCGTTCGCTTTCGGGATCATTACCCGTTTTACTGCTTGCGTCCGGTAGCGCTTCGTCCTTAGTTCCTCCCCTAGTTCCTCCAAATAGTTCTCTACGCCGCCTTGCTCAATATCATTTATGCTGATCCCGTCTATGCCGGGGGAGCCTTGGTTCGCTTTTACTGCCTTCCATGCAACGCTCAACATATGTTTTTGAAACACCTTGTCGTATAACACGTAAAACTTATACCCCTTGTCCTGCTTGGCTTTTTGGTATAGCTTGCATTGTAACGAAAATACCCTTTCCGCATCGCTCAACTCCCATTTCTTCTTCCCGAATAGTGGCAGTTGTCCCTCCGCTCCGTCTTTCTGTTGATACTTATTTCTCAATTTTGACTGGTCTTCCATTTTGCAAGTTTTATTCATAGCAATGCCCCTTCGCTCCTCCCGCTTTTACCTTTTCGGGGATCAGCACTACTATGGGCATCTCCGACTCCCTCGACTAGGTTAGACTGCCTATCGTTAGGGTCTCCCACGTTCATGCGGCACCTTTGAGAAACACGCAACATTATCTTACCCCGGGTAGTCCCCATTGTGCCCTTTGCCGATGCTTCCAATGGAGTTGCAGGTTTCATCCAATCTGGCAGACTGACCACTACCAATAGTGTAACGAGGCCTAACTAATGCAGCTTATCTCTCCCGTTAGTGCGAGCTCTTGGCCCTTCGTTTCCTCCAGTCCAATCACACCTCCTTCAAGCTGATCGGCATCTTGGCTCGTGTGGTTCTTGCATCCACATAGGTTTTATTTTATATTTACCGCACGCCTCGTGGCGCACCAGATTCGCACAGATTTTTTTAGCAACTCAAATAAAATCTGTGCGAATCTGTGTTATCTGTGTTATCCGTGGTGAAAAATACTAAGGCGAAACCTTCCCCCTCAACCAGCCCTCTAAAATTGCTCTTTGTTGTTTACCCGCATTGGCTTGCGGTGTGATTTTAAACGAACGCTCCAATTTTTTACCCAAAATCAAGGTCAGCGTTTTTTTCTCGCCACGTTGTGCCACCACTAATTTCATTTCCGCTCCGGGCAACTGGTCTTTGATCATGTTGCCAAAAGGAAAGGCTTTAGCGGGCTGATTGTCAATCTCCAAAATGACATCGCGTCGGCGCAATCCCGCTTGCCAGGCTGGCGAATCGAATTCTACTGCGGTAATCACCGTGCTGTCTTTGGCCACGCGGGTTGTGACCCCCAGCCAGGCACCTGGCACAGTTTGTCGCTCCAGGTCTATATGGAGACCCGCGTGATCCAGGTGTTTGGTGTAATCAATTTCGGTGGTGCTACCGACGTAACGAAACAGCTCTTCCAGATTGGTTCCTGCGATGTCTTCACATACTTTGCGAAATTCCTGCTCCGTAAATCCCCGTTGTTGTTTGAGGTAGTATTCCTGGTACAGGGTACGCATCACATCGTCCAGCGATTTTTTGTTGCCCGTGAGGTGGCGAATGTGCAAGTCGAACATCCAACCCACGATGGGGCCTTTGTCGTAATAAGAAATGGTTTTGTTCACCTCATCTCCGGTGCGGCCAAAGGGGCCATCGCTCCAGGTTTCGTAACTGGCTTGCAGGAGGGTTTGGTACAAACGCCCGGGTTTGTCTTCAAAACCCTGGATGTTTTTGCGAAGCGCTTCCAACAACTCTTCATCGTTACACAAGCCAGCCCGGCGCAGCAACAGGTATTCGTAGTACACGGTCAGGCCTTCCGAAATCCAGAGCTGATTGGTACGGCTGCCCTGGTCGTAGTCAAAAGGCCCGAGTTCGATGGGACGGATGCGTTTGACATTGTAGTGGTGGAAATATTCATGGGCCAAAAAAAACAAGGTACGCAGGCGGCTTTGGGGATTGTTTTGGCTTTCGTCTGTAAAAGTAAAAGTAGTCGAGTTCAGGTGTTCAATGCCGCCCCCACCGGGACCGATGGCAATAAACGTATAGTCTTTGTACGGGATGTGGCCGATGAGGTCTACCGAGGCTTGCACGATTTTTTGCAGGTCATTCATCAACCTGACTTTGTCAAACTGTCCCAGTTTGTACCCGATGAAGCGGTGGGTTTTGCCCGCAACGGTGAACGGGGGCAGTTCTTCCAAATTGCCGACCAAAAGTGGGCTATCGTACAGGATGTCGAAGTTTGGGGAACGGAAAGTGTAAGCTTTTCCCGGAACGGCTTCCAGTCCGGTTGCGACATTTTTCCAGGAAGAAAAAGGAACAATCTGTACAACCGAAGGATGCGCAAGTTGACCAACTGGATACATAAATACCCCGCCCGGGAGAATGTAGCCCCGTTCTTCATCTAGGTAAGGAGTGGCCACAAAAGAACGTTGCGTTTTCACCTGATAATTCAACACGATGCCCCGGCGGGAAGCTGCATGCACGCGCCAGGTATTGTCGTTGATTTTTTCCCATGGCAAGGGTTTGCCTTTGCTGTCAAGGGCTTTAAACTGTTCGACGTATTGGGCAAAATCCAGGCGTTGGTAGTAGCCGGGTGTCCAAACGGGCATTTTAAAATCAATGGATGTTGCACCAAAACCCTGGCATTCCATGTTGACCTGAAAAATGTGCGTAGCGGGTTGTTCCATTGAAATGGTAAAAGCAATGGAACTTGGTCGGGCCAGCAGCCCTCCGGTTGAAGTGATCAAGAGCAACAATAAACAACAGAATCTGACTGTAGATTTCATAGGAAAGGGCTTAAGGCTCACCTTCCCTATTTAAAACAGGTGGGGTGAATTGAAGTAGAAAGATAGGATTTTATTACAACAGGAGGCTTTTAAGTCATCAAACTTTATAGCTGATTTTTCTCAAAAGCTCCCGTTGTACAATCAATCAATTTCCATTCAAAACACCCCACTAGTGAATGACGAATAACGAATAACGAATGACGAATACCCGGTCACCGAGCGAAGTCGAAGTGGAGTCGAAGTGCCGGGTATTCGTCACTCGTCATTCGTACTTCGTCATTCCACCTTGGCCAGTTCTTTTGGCGTTTCTAATTTTGGCTGAGCCATCAAATAGGTATAAATTGCTTTCAGCGCTTCATCGTCTTGCTGAGCGATGTTTTGCCAGGGCATGTATTTTTGATCGAGTTTTTTGCCTTCGGGTGTGGTTCCGGTGCGGATGGTTTTGATGAAACCTTCTGCCCCCCATTTCGCCAAGTTCCCACCTGGGCTAATGTTGGCTCCGACTGGGCCAGCAGGGTCATGATTGGGCGCACCGTTCAATTGCTCGCCATGACAAGCACGGCATCCACTTACTTGTA includes these proteins:
- a CDS encoding galactosamine-6-phosphate isomerase, which produces MDVTRFDNEISLAEAASDHILQAIQQKPDLLLCAATGNTPTLSYQKLVEKASVFPLDQLRLFKLDEWGGVPMEHSGTCETYLQQYLISPLRISTDRYFSFQSNPADPEQECVKVQKMLEQQGPIDLCILGLGLNGHLAFNEPGEYLQPHCHVAQLTEASLGHSMAQDMEGVKLYGLTLGMSDILAAKEIMLLISGASKVEITKRLLEGKISTQLPASFLWLHPKVKVYVVTNFSNDE
- a CDS encoding glycoside hydrolase family 9 protein, which codes for MKNVHRRNYFLFLLMSCTFQVLAGPKTTTEFIKVDQFGYFCQSKKIAVIADPQVGFNASQTFAPGVGNNQYQIRRWDDDHVVFTGTLQIWNNGNTHSQSGDRGWWFDFSTVSTPGSYYVYDVANQVGSFRFDIGDKIYDEVLRQAVRMFFYQRINFAKNPPYVEPKWADAACYGGPNQDKAARSRYDKSNPTTARDVSGGWWDAGDPNKYTTFTFDPLLNMLEAYRLNPTVFKDNYNIPESGNNIPDLLDEIKWELDWLKRMQDATGTNGFMLKVGVDNFNEVPALPSLDTRPRYWVGECTSATITGAAIFACAGQVYKSLPDPALQAYGQDLIDRAVKAWARALVTTNNLSTFETTCDDQNITSGDADRDVEGQLGNAVAAAIYLLEATGNNSYKTAIDANYEKIRPVKENYWVSYNMGVSFALLKYAGMPSATPAVASKIKGQKANMNYAFSINNYQNKTDLYRAFMEDWAHHWGSNNIRSNSGLLNLDFIHFGINTSQHATYYEVAEQYLHWLHGVNPLTMVMLSNMYNYGGEKCVNELYHGWFKDKSDWDNALTSPKGPPPGYVTGGPNKDFSVKTISPPAAQPPQKSYKDWNFSWPENSWEISEPAIYYQAAYIALLSRIIAAGGTACSPATGLHDAPRLEERMQVLPQPSQGAFTLVYAANEQTPCRLNFRDAHGRLLWAKTIEAAVGNNQFELSTQDFPVGIYVLELLTNDGVGVKRVLVQ
- a CDS encoding M16 family metallopeptidase yields the protein MKKTILTSLFSALLLGLSFSAFGQTKLVEKIDRKGSELVISYEKYVLPNGLTVIVHEDHSDPVVHVDVTYHVGSGREEIGKSGFAHFFEHMMFQGSDNVADEEHFKLVTEAGGTLNGSTNRDRTNYYETVPSNQLEVALWLEADRMGFLLDAVTQKKFEIQRATVKNERGQNYDNRPYGLAGEVTSKNLYPYGHPYSWLTIGYVEDLNRVDVNDLKRFFLRWYGPNNATLTVGGDVTAAQVVKLAEKYFGSIPRGPEVSNMPKMVPTLESDRYISYVDNYIRFPRLQMTLPSVPNYHPDKAALDCLASLMAQGKNTVFYQNFIKAQKAQQASAFNQGTELSGEFSIGILPTPGNSLTDIEALIRKSITDFEAKGISDEEVERYKVQYESGRINALSSVSGKVSQLAAYQTFTGNPNMFPVELAAVRAITKADVLRVFNQYVKNKPGVILSILPKSGEVKPAAADNYKVDESKYVAPADQYAGLTYVKAKDNFDRSKKPGSSTNPVVTVPTLWRSKLANGVQIIGTQNSEIPTVTLSISVKGGQMLDPLDKVGLANLCSQMLREGTENYSAEAFEDELRNLGASINVGVSETELTFSMNALVKNLDKSIALLEERVYRSKFKEEDFNRIKQNTIRGIINSSTQAAGVASEVFQALLYGKKDIRGYAVEGTEETVGRITLADVEQYYRNNISAPLTNVVVVGDIKQQEMLPKLAFLNKMTAKPVTLPVLKPLMQSNKAKIYIVDQPKAAQSEIRIGYDALPFDATGEYFKAGLMNYNLGGSFNSRINLNLREDKGYTYGARSGFSGYQTSGYFVASAGVKATATDSSVVEFMKEINKFRTSGVTDAELTFMKSSIGQRDALRYETGFQKAGFLNQIIKYNLPDGFTKKQSEIIKTITKTELNALAKKLLKPEAAYILVVGDKALIKPGLEKLGYEIVELDKKGNVVVAKP
- the ltrA gene encoding group II intron reverse transcriptase/maturase, coding for MEDQSKLRNKYQQKDGAEGQLPLFGKKKWELSDAERVFSLQCKLYQKAKQDKGYKFYVLYDKVFQKHMLSVAWKAVKANQGSPGIDGISINDIEQGGVENYLEELGEELRTKRYRTQAVKRVMIPKANGGERPLGIPTVRDRIVQTACKLLIEPIFEADFEESSYGFRPERSSGDALGAIKGYLQEGKSEVLDADLSKYFDTIPHDKLLIGLKERISDGRILDLIGQWLKAPIYEDGQFKGGKKNKVGTPQGGVISPLLANIYLNLLDRIVNNPKSLFYQGGVKIVRYADDFVLMGKQIGEQVKEQLKSLLSRMGLSLNEQKTRTVEAKAESFNFLGFTIRYDKDLWDRNKRYWNIIPSQKSEQKIRDKIDTYLEAHGHYKGEQVSEDLNKLLRGWLNYFDIKGVSYPAVSKRRLRHYLQERLNRYYNRKSQRKCRLYGQRAFEALVEKYGLIDPTKYTSGGVRL
- a CDS encoding M61 family metallopeptidase, with the translated sequence MKSTVRFCCLLLLLITSTGGLLARPSSIAFTISMEQPATHIFQVNMECQGFGATSIDFKMPVWTPGYYQRLDFAQYVEQFKALDSKGKPLPWEKINDNTWRVHAASRRGIVLNYQVKTQRSFVATPYLDEERGYILPGGVFMYPVGQLAHPSVVQIVPFSSWKNVATGLEAVPGKAYTFRSPNFDILYDSPLLVGNLEELPPFTVAGKTHRFIGYKLGQFDKVRLMNDLQKIVQASVDLIGHIPYKDYTFIAIGPGGGGIEHLNSTTFTFTDESQNNPQSRLRTLFFLAHEYFHHYNVKRIRPIELGPFDYDQGSRTNQLWISEGLTVYYEYLLLRRAGLCNDEELLEALRKNIQGFEDKPGRLYQTLLQASYETWSDGPFGRTGDEVNKTISYYDKGPIVGWMFDLHIRHLTGNKKSLDDVMRTLYQEYYLKQQRGFTEQEFRKVCEDIAGTNLEELFRYVGSTTEIDYTKHLDHAGLHIDLERQTVPGAWLGVTTRVAKDSTVITAVEFDSPAWQAGLRRRDVILEIDNQPAKAFPFGNMIKDQLPGAEMKLVVAQRGEKKTLTLILGKKLERSFKITPQANAGKQQRAILEGWLRGKVSP